A stretch of Lathyrus oleraceus cultivar Zhongwan6 chromosome 6, CAAS_Psat_ZW6_1.0, whole genome shotgun sequence DNA encodes these proteins:
- the LOC127095888 gene encoding extensin-like, whose protein sequence is MYKQGVDITEFQVDWLPEFPPNFQKRMREPSEKTKQAKKAKLGETSGSRPPVPLVGSPGKSVSLPPSVKIKPIASSLPQTNPIYTTVDTPPSTTRSSNQPSKKFNLATTTLPVSEAEMLNETTSPSSSPSPQSPPYYDLSSDTEPSDPHSPTLAQLQDRALASQKPSHPNLEPEVTSPPPENPNTTTSEPQPSAPTHSEP, encoded by the coding sequence ATGTACAAGCAAGGAGTGGATATCACAGAATTCCAAGTGGACTGGCTGCCTGAGTTTCCACCAAACTTCCAGAAGAGGATGCGAGAGCCCTCTGAGAAGACCAAGCAGGCGAAGAAAGCTAAGCTGGGAGAAACATCTGGATCAAGACCCCCAGTGCCTCTGGTTGGCTCTCCAGGTAAGTCTGTATCTCTCCCTCCCTCTGTAAAAATTAAACCCATTGCTTCTTCACTTCCTCAAACAAACCCTATATATACAACTGTTGAtactcctccctcaaccaccagatcCTCTAACCAACCATCTAAAAAATTCAACCTCGCCACCACAACTCTACCTGTTTCAGAAGCAGAAATGCTAAATGAAACCACTTCACCATCTTCATCACCATCTCCTCAATCCCCACCTTACTACGACCTTTCATCTGACACTGAACCTTCTGACCCTCACTCCCCCACTCTGGCTCAGCTCCAAGACCGTGCTCTAGCCTCTCAAAAGCCATCACATCCTAACCttgaacctgaagtcacttccCCACCTCCAGAAAATCCAAACACAACCACTTCTGAACCTCAACCATCAGCACCAACGCACTCTGAACCATAA